Part of the Sorghum bicolor cultivar BTx623 chromosome 1, Sorghum_bicolor_NCBIv3, whole genome shotgun sequence genome, atatatatttttgcataaataTCTAAAAAACTAAAGTAGTTGATTAAGTCCATTTTTTGACACCCTCAACTCTTGCTTTTGTCTAACTTTGGCACATCAACTATCAAAACCGTTCAATTTTGACACCCAAAGCAGTTCTGAGTGGTTTTCAGATGACTCTGGTCAAAATGAAATGGTTTTTGATGGTTGAGGTGCCAAACTGAAATGGTTTTGATAGTTGAGGTGTCAAAGGTAAACGGTTTTATCGTTGTGGGTTAAAATTAGACAAATGCCAGAGTTGAGGGGCCATAAACGGACTTAATCCAAaaccaaattaaaattcatcgatCAAATGTATCAATGTAAACAAATTATCTCAAACATTAATTGACAATTACCCTTTCTTAGTGTTCAAGCCAGTTCCAACTGCAGTTCCACCTTGAGCAAGCTGCTCAGCAAGGTAATTATCAGTAGTGCTAATTTGTAAAGAAAACAAACATTAGCAGTATAGTACCTGGTACATCCGAGGTAATGTACAATTAATACGGTCAATTCCATATTTGACCTGCATAGAGTCATAAACAGTTACTAAGTCTACCTGTTACTCTTAAGTGCATATAGTAATAAACAAGACAATAAAAGATGCTGGAATAAATCCTACCTGTGTAGTGTAACCACTGAATTCTTGGCCAAGAGTCAACGGGGTGGCATCTTGGGTATGTGTACGTCCAATTTTAATTATGTCTTTAAACTCAACAGTCTGCACAGTCAGGTTAGCAAATTCATTAAAACAAAATTTACTATATAACAATACAGAAATATAATGTTACATATAGCTACTGGCACTGGCAACCATAGGTTAACATGTCAAGGAAACCAACATTAGTTTAATCAGCTATTCAGCTAAAAGTCAACACACATATTATGTGGGGTTCATTGTGCTAGTTTAAAAAAAGTCGACCTGCAGGGGAAGGACCACCCCTGCTGCATTGATTAaaaacaaacttctcatgtgcAAGGCAAAAAACACCCAGAAGGCCAGCTGCCCTGGACTTACCACCAAGTGCCCAGGACACGTGCCTGCGGCAATGTGTGGTTACACGTATAACTCGGGAACACAGCCGACGAGGAGTGTTTTTTAACCCAGGCCTGTTTAAATTCGTTTCCACCAGGAGTAGAACCAAGAAACTGAGTTGCAACTAAGGCTCCTGTGACCAACTAGGCTACAGACCCATTCGCTTCATTATACTAGTTTCACTGAGCTCATTGTTCAATCTTTTCAGTCAATTTGTAATCTAAGTGCTGAGATCACTAATAACAAGCTTATCTACCATTACCCTTATTTTTGTACACCATTTACTGCTCTACTGTGCGTCCACATCATCATCTATTTGTGCCCATTCGATTGCCTATCTACGGCAATGCCCTCTTCTACTGCCCATGCATGCCTACTGCCGCAAAAAAATTATACTACTACTGTTTTTTTACTAAAAACACAGGGAGGGCCGAGGGCAAAGTCGTCAGTCCATtgttgcgtgcgtgcgtgcggagACCAGGGTCAGCTGTATGATGCAAGCAGCACAGGCAGGGCTCGCAGACCAGATACTTATTTTTGTACACCATTTACTGCTCTACTGTTTTTCCACATCATCATCTATTTGTGCCCATTCGATTGCCAATCTACGGCAATGGCCTCTTCTACTGTCCATGCATGCCTACTGCATACTACTACTGTTTTTTTTACTAAAAACACAGGGAGGGAGGGCCGAGGACAAAGTCGTCAGTCCGTTGTTGCGTGCGTGTGCGGAGACCAGGGTCAGCTGTATGAAGCAAGCAGCACAGGCAGGGCTCGCAGACCAGATACAGATCCATATCCAAAACCCAGCGTCCAGCTGCCAAGCCATGACTGCGGCTCGCAGATCGGTGCAGTCCATGGATGGATGGAGATGGATTCatggatagatagatagatagatgatTTATAGATAGAAGACGGCGATGGCAGGCAGTGGCTGCATCTGGATTGGCGTCCATGGGCTGGGCGGGCGGGCAGGCTGCATCAGCGTGACCTCACTAGTGCTGGCCCGGTCGCCTCGGTCGCCACATGGCCCTTGTGCTGCGACTTGTGGAGCCCACCCTAGTGTCCATGTGTCCCGCCCCGCTGGCCCCCACCCCTTCGGGTCACCTGCCTCTCTTACTTGGCACGCAGCGCCCCCATGTGGCCCCACGCCCAGCCCCGCCTGGTGCCGCCTCTACACAGAGGCGCCATGCAGTGCCATGCGCCGGCTTCTCTGCCGGCCCGCCCCCACCTGCCCGCCTGCCTTCATTGCGCACACTGAAAGACTGCTGCCTGGCCTGCAGTGCTCCATCTGCATGCCTTGCCAACTGTCTATATATACCGGGCCAGGGAGCCTCACAAAGCACACACACCAGGCACCAAGACCCAGACAAGGATTGCATTACTAGCATCCATCGCCGCCAGTCGATCGCCATATCAATCGATCTGCGGACAGACGGAGGGACGAAGCTGGTCCAGATGGATCATCAGTTGCCGCCGGTTGCTATGGAGGTGGCGGCGATGCAGCGACAGCGACAGCGACAACAGCAGCAGTTTGTCAACCACCTGCAGGTCCACCAGCAGCAAGGTACGCACCAccagccaccgccgccgcagcagcagcagcagcagtggcggcggcggcagggctGCCGGTCGCCGCAGATGCTTCCGACTGCGCCAGTCGCGCAAGGGGTGCATGAAGGGCAAGGGTGGGCCGGACAACCAGCAGTGCCCGTACCGCGGCGTCCGCCAGCGGACCTGGGGCAAGTGGGTGGCCGAGATCCGCAAGCCCAACCGCGGCACGCGCCTCTGGCTCGGCACCTTCGGCAGCGCGCTCGAGGCCGCGCGCGCCTACGACAACATGGCCAGTCAGATCTATGGCGACCATGCGCTCCTCAACTTGCAGCTGCCTCCTCCAGCGgttgcagcggcggcggcaggcagAGGAGGACCAGCGGTCATGGTGTCGTCTCCGTCCCCTAACACTGTGGTTGCTGGCCctggtgctggtgctgctgctggGCACAACCGCCACCACCAGTAcctccagcagcagcagaagcagGCCGCCATGGCGGCAGCGCCTATGATGATGATGCCGTACTACTACAGCTACTCCGCCGGCGCGTCGTCGTCCAACTCCGGCTCCTTTTCCAACTACTCCAGCTCGTCGCCGGTGACCACGGCGGCCGTGGCGGCCTCGCCCACCTACAACTACAACAACCACCAGACATTCCACATGGACCACCGCCCTCGTCATGCGGCGGCCGTGCCGCAAGCGCAGGGCTGCCACATCGatgacaccaccaccaccaccacaatgGAGATGCAGCGTCACCAGCAGATCATCCGCGAGCTGGCAGCGGCGCTTCTGCACCAGGAGCCAGACGATTTCATGACGCGGCTGCCCGAGGCGGAGGACTTCGGCCTGCAAGGCTTCCAGGAGGTGCCCCCCGAGGTGTTCGACGAAGCCGCCCGCAGCATCTGGGACCACACAGCGGCTGCCTGGTCGACCCCCACCATGATGATAGACTCCACTGCCGGCGCCGCGCAGCACCAGCAGTAGGTCGTTGTTCCTCTCTGACTCTCGCGTTGATCGATGACGCCGGCGCGCGCCCTGCACCAGCTACTTCATTCCAAGCTTGTGCGTGGTGAAGTGATTCAACGCGCGCACGATGCATGACACCCAGTGGTTCATGAGTACATATAGAACTGTATGCACATGTCAGATGGTTACTCTGCTATAGACTGCTACTATATACTCTGTATTATATAGTTTTGTTTTCTCAGTTATGTTTCAGGTTTGTAAAATATATACTGTAGTATTGGTGTCTTAAACATATACTCTATCCTAGCTATATAGTCTCTGTGGGTTTGTATGTGTGGTATATGCATGGGCGGCTAGCTAGTTTGTTCCATTCCATCCTAGAATTTACATAAAAGAAAAAGTAAACTATGAATCATAAAACACATTACCCTGAAATCAATTTATAACAACAAAACATGGATAGCAggaacttaaaaaaaagaacatAAAAATAAATCACCCACTAACCCACTCTACAAATTAAAAATATGCCttggagaaaaaaaaggaagaagaaTGAATTTTATAAGAGATGTTTATACATATTACCATTAGCATGTACAAATTGATATGAAGTGGTCACCAGGGTATGGGTTACCTCATTAGCACCTAATTATCAATACAAACTTCAATTGGGAAAAGAATTAAGCGACTCTAACGGACTGCTACAGAACTTAAATAGAGTTAGGAGCCACTATGCAGTTCTTGTACAAGCAATGCCCTAGACGATTTTCTAAGTTTCTAATGTTTCAACTTCAATCTGAATCCCTAATCAGCAGGTGCATATAATCAATAGGCGCAAATTCGCAGTAGGCTAATATAATATTAATGGGTCATGATATAATTATACAAAAGGCACTTAACAAGAATAGTACAAAAAGGGTcacaataaaattataaaaggcATTTGACAAGCATAGTAAAATAGTTCCCATGGAAGGAAATGAGAAATTAATACTTTTGAATGAAGTGAATCATGCAACTGTTGCAAACTTGGGATAAACCTCGAATTTATCTCAACGGCCGCTGCTATATGCATTACCTGGCAATGTCAACAGCATGAATAATAAACATCTGCAGCAGTAATAGTAATACtgaaataaaaaatttaaaaatagtTAAAGCTTACAGTGGGAAATGTATCATTTGAAGATTGTGACCTATTCACATGATCATTTGGGTGCACAAACTTCTCACCGCGCTTGTGTCCAAGGATCTCGGCTGCCCTATTTGCAATTACCTAAATTGGGAAAAGATATCATAAACAATATGGCACAGCTGGCAAAAACATGCTAAGTACACAATAACATTCACAGACCATTAGCTTAACACGAAAAGTAAATACTGTTTTGCATACAGACAATCAGCAGCGTGGTGCACAGATGGAGGTAGGTTCAGTTTGCCCACTGTTTGGACAGTGAAGCTTAACTTTTCACACTTCAGCAGGGATTACCATTCTAATCAACAGCCATACTACTTTAGAATTGACACTTTTGGTGAAAGATTTGAAGTAAAAATATTGGATGTATAGGACACCAACCTCATTGGCATTCATGTTGCTTTGCGTGCCACTGCCAGTTTGCCAGATAACAAGTGGGAAGTGATCATCCAACTTTCCCTCTGCGACCTCCTCAGCTGCCTGCATTATGGCCTTCCCTATTGTTGGATCCAGACCATACTCCATATTCACcttcaaaagaaaaaggaaaaggtatCCATACATAAATGATACTTACAAGTAGCCTACAAACTACCAAAGTGAAAAATTGAAAGTATATAGAAAAGTTCGAGCTGACACCAATAATTGTGTCTAATGTGATCTACAGAGCAATCTGAAATTGGTTAAAAGCAAAGTGAGAAGCTCCTATCTAATATGGAATTTATCTGAAATTAGAAAATAGTCTTGTGACATTTAATATGTCAAACAAACTATAAGTTGTAACTAGCATATCCCATTTCTGATCTTGTAATAAGTCAAACAAACAGATACTTGGTGGCTCACAACAAACAGGAAAATCCAGAGTAGTGATCTTATATACTCCAAAATACAATCATAACCACTGAATAATATAGCTGATGGAATTTGGGGCTTGGGCACATCGCGCATTGCTTAATACAACCATTCCTTCCATTGAGTGAATACAAAAATTGCTTTACAGCTTGTAGTGGCCACAAAGGATAATCAACGAAATGCATTTATCCACCCACCACGCGCTGAAAACAACCAAAAAAAAACAGTTTCACATTGTACCTTAGCGGCGCATTTTTTTAGCACGCCAAAAGCGCGGATGATGGGCACGGGCATCCTCTCGCGCTCCCCGCCAATGTCGAAGTTCTGCAGCGACCTCTGCGTCTGCGCGCCCCACAGCCTGCCCGAAACAGAACACAACACCATCAGATCAACCGCAGCATCTTAGTTGCCGGCGACACCAGCAGATCGAAACAACGGGCAACAAATTAGATCAACGGGACAACGCTGCTATGCAGCTATGGGGGCGAGGGGGAAACCACGCACTTGTCGTTGGGGACTTGGATGGGACCGAAGGTGTCGCGCTCCTCGCGGAAGCCGGTGGAGATCGGGCGGGTCAGCGCCGGCCGGAGTAGCAGCGCGGCCGCGGCAGCGGAGGCCGACGGCGAGCCGGACACGCCCGCGAGGCGGCGCAGAGCCATCGCCATCTCGGGTGTTTCTCTGGTAGTGCTAGGTCTGCGCGTCGCCGCGGCGGCTGGAGAATGGGAAGAAAGAGAGCACCCGAGCAGGGCAGGTGGTGGACCGGGATTCCGGGAGAGAGGAGCAGGGAAGAGGGAACCAGGGAGGTTTTAATGGGCTGATCTCACGCGTGCATTCTGCATCGGGTGGTGGCAGGTGGTTGATGGGCTGCCTTGCTGTAAAAGTTGGTCTGATTGGCTTTGCTCAGGGGAcgcttttttttttggcttgcTGAACGGCTGATCGCTTGTGTTATTGTGCTATTACGCAGACCCAATAGAACAACTAAGAAGTTTAAAAAACTACTACGAGCTTCCTCACAAAATAAATACACATATCCTGTGACGAATCTAAGATTTTTAGATCAGAGTGCCCAAAAAAATTATGTACATATCGGTAAAATCATTTAGCAAATCAGTAACAATTATAAAATTTACAATGTAATTCAACATATATAAGCTAAATAACATGATAAGTTTTAAATTTGAAGATTAAGTTGAAAAATATCCACAAATTATTAAAAAGTGATGCAATATCTCTATCTCTCTTCATAACTACACAATTATTAAAAACACAATACCAAACAATTAAAAAAATTGCAAGTGCAAAGATTGAATCCTCATGGCCGCGTGGGTAGGACCTGGGCTTCCCTTTCGTCGGCCGTATGGGCCTGAAACCAGGAAGGTCCATTATCTCTTGGACTCTCCGCTCTCGGCAAGGTGGGTGTGACAAATAATgataaaattaaaaagaaaatctatcacaaaaaaatgaaaacaaaatatgTACTAGAAATATATAGTTTTATGTGGTTCCTATGTTACTTGGCAATGATGGAAACTATCTCATATACTCCCTCCTTTTCAAAGTATAAGATATTTGGATTTtctaaatatattatttttaatatatgtTGAGAGATGATGTAGTATCTAAGTTTATAGCAAAAATTATGTACttagaaaaattaaaaaatctTATAATTCAAAATAAAGAGAGTGTACTTTTTATGGTTGGGATTATCCTTAGAGCATGACTAATAGTGCAAGGGAGAATACCATGTGACCACTATAAAAGATCATGATTCCTTGTAAGCCACTGGAAAAGTTCAACGGACTTCAGCGCCACTGTTCCAATTTTTTTCTGCCCTCCAAACCACCGCCGTTAGATTAGGCTCTAGCGGTGTCAAACTGTGGATGtaaaaagtcaaaaatacccttaAATGTAAATATGTTATTATTTTTTTGAGTATCTTaacgatttcaaatgaaaaaacttaaaactagaatattgtagatcttgttgagatctacaatttttatataaaaattaattttatttaatttagcAAAAAACTAAGTAGCATAATAAGCTAAATTTTAGCAAAACGACACGCTGGTGTCAGTCTCACAAGAGCGATCGCTATAGTAGCGTCCCATGGAGCGAATTGCACTGAATGGACGTGTATCCATGAACCATCAATGCAACCATATGAAAGCTTTATTATCATTGAAAAAATAATAGAAGAAGGTTTTACCACAAATAAATCCAACTTGGTCACTTGGTAGGTAAACACCACGACGGAGTAGGTAAGACATTTTGCAAAACATatcatatactcttataaagctaaatctTACTAGATGAATTTTCTCTTCATATAAGATGTCCACGTCATTTCTCATGACCCACTAAGTGTCGGCGTCTAAactcgtggtctaggcactaacaagtataagtctgcgtgactacccaagcttggatggtgatgcaagtgagacacagagggtttatactggttcgggccaagaatgccctacgtccagtgtagttgtggattctgtataaccttgcacccaaaggtgcttgtagtagggggtacaagctggttgcgagagagggctaagtcccaggtctcggttTAGTGGTGGAGAGAGTGGTGATCGctgctctgtgaaagagtgtGGCGGTAGTGTGTGTGATCCTTCTGAACCTGATCCTAGctatgagccctggctccccttttatagcctcaaaagGAGACAGGGATTTACACGGGTAGATTTCTTCTGTTgaatggtgaagccacagtcccgaccctgttgaagctggtccatcccgtccttgagagatggttgacagcatagctgctcctgtagagggttgccgagccctgtaggggtcatgggggtcggatcgccggtACTGCTGAACATCCCGTCAATAGTgggaaaagacctcaaataGTGGTGGTGATTAACCTCCCCATTCTCTTTCTACTGTGAGGCAGtacgccacagtgaaagaggtaaggatgcatagtgaaagaggtaaggccacagtgaccagggtggttggaacagtcggcaccctgccctgctgcggtatgggagtcatcgcgcttgtcacttcgggggtacgggcgccgtatgGTGGAAGTCTTGTTGACCTGGTGGAGCGGGGTCTGGTGCCTGAGCCcagaaggggtcgggcgaggcgatgTCTGCGTCCGAggtcctgaggggtcgggcgagtcggaacttgcgtccgaggcccggaggggtcgggcgagtcggaacttgcgtccgaggtccggaggggtcgggcgagtcggaacttgcgtccgaggcccggaggggtcgggcgagttggGGCCCGTGCCCCGGTGATTGCGGTTAGCTTGCTTGGTCTTTTGCGtcttttattgctctgatttgggtatccctttttatggtacccaacactaaggtcttgtttgatacatctcaacttcactagtaaagttattttttagaaaatagcttcatgagcaactttctagatgaagctatgctattttgaaaaaagtgtttggtaaaatagtTTTACCAATTACTTTTTTcatagatgagagagagaaatgaactAAGAACATATCTAGGACACAGGCACCAGACAATAattttcttttataataaatcagctaaCAATACTTTTTATTATAGTTTATCAGCCAAACATACCATCCTGCAACTTATCTAGGACACGGCCACGAGGCGTGCGCGTCTATCAGCTCCGGCGACACCTCCATCCTGCGCGATCAAGGACAGAACATGGGCATCGGAGCATGAGAAGGACTTTTTCCAGCATTTATTTGTCATAACCGCACCTAGTTAACAAGTATTCTCTCTatcttaaattataagatatttaactttttcaaccttaagtttgaccactcatttatttaaaaaattatataaacatagttaaatttaagctattttaaagaaattttattaataaactaagCCATGATAAAAAGATGATATTTTGtatgattttttaaataaaacgagtggttaaaaaaaatcaaaattgatGATAAAATaatcaaacatcttataatttgagatggattgTGTACTTGTGTATTCTAAATACAAGAAGTTTTAGTTTTTCTAGATATATCACTTTTAATTGTTATGATTTGGAAGGAAGGGGTAGCATAGAACATCATCACAATGCAGAAGTAGAATTCATAGTTCAGAGCTTTAAGAGATGATGAATGATGGCTGATGCACTTAAAATATAAGGTTAACTGGACCCCACACCCCAGTCATTATATCCGGCACGTTACATGGCAAGCATATCAGGTCATCTCCAGATAAAAGCTGAAGCTAGAAGAGTAGCGATCGATAAGCCAACTCGGTCTGCTTGGTTCATTTATCATGGACTGGAGTTACGAGCTGCAAGTTTTTTTCCCCCTTCTCTTGGGTTGAGATCATAGAACTCTGATGCAGCTGAAACTTCAGCAAGGATTCCTTCCATCTGTACACCGTACCGCCCCTCCGTCTGGGGTCTCAGCTCAGAGCTTCGACAGGGCAATGTCCATCACTTCAACGAAGAAATCTGCATCTTCCTTGGTGAAGCATAGAGGGGGAGTGATCCTGAAGACGTTCCCATAAAACCCGCCTTTGCCGACCAAGACTCCCATATCTGCATATCCGTCCACAATCATCAGAGGAAAAAACAACACCGATCACTTGCATAGTAGTCATAACTCTGCAGGCAACTCCATCTGATAATTCCGATCAATTTTTGAGGTCACCTTACCTTTCATATGTTCCATGGCATGGCAGATCTCATCTTTCGCCGGTGTCTTGAGCTGCCGGTCGGTGACGAGCTCGACACCGAGCATGAAACCTGTTCCCCTCACGTCGCCGATGACTGCGTGAATGAACAaacaggaaagaaaaaaaaggatcaTCATATCAGGCCGAGGTTGTGGTCAGAAAGAACATCGAATCTGTCGAATTCCTGAACAAATTAAAAATCCAGCTGGGGTCAGAAAAATGTCAGGTGCACGCACTGTCGTGCTTCTCCTGGAGACCACGAAGGCGATCCTTGAGGTAGGAGCCGACGACGAAGGCGTTCTCCTGGAGCTTCTCCTTCTCGAGCACCTTGAGGACGGCGAGCCCGCCGGCGGTGCACAGCGGGTTGCCGCCGAACGTGTTGAAGTAGCAGCGCCGGGTCAGCACCTGTGCGATCTCCGGCGTCGTCACCACGGCGCCGAGAGGGATGCCGTTGCCGATGCCCTGAAAAAAATTCAGGCGTTCGGAGAACgtacgcgccgccgccgccgccacgttTGTCATGTTCAGGAGGCGTCGTTGATGGCACGGCACGGGAAAATTAGAATGACGTGTACGTACCTTTGCCATGGTCACGATGTCGGGGACCACGCCGTGGGTCTCGAACCCCCAGAAGTGGCTGCCGACGCGGGCGAATCCCGCCTGGACCTCGTCGGCGATGCAGAGCCCGCCGGCCTTCCGGACCTTGTCGTACGCCAGCGGCAGGTACCCCGGTGACACCTCCACGATTCCACCCACACCCTGTACAGTACAGTAGGATTCCATTCCACAAAGTCATGACGACGTACGTCGTCCAGTCGCAGCGAGAGGAACAGAACAGCTGCTGTCTGTGCGTCAGTACTCGATCAGTAGTGTTAGAGTGTACCTGGATGGCTTCGGATATGAAGCCGGCGACATGGCCGGTGGTGCCGAACTCGATGATCTCCTGCACGTCCCGGACGTACTTGTCGGCGTCGGAGCCGAAGGCGCCTCTGTAGGGGTCAGGGTTCACGGCGTGGTGCACGCCGCTCTACTTGCGCAGCGAACGAACATCACATGCATGATCAGATCAGAGAAGTTGCGGACGCATTGCGTTCATTTTACCTGGATGACGTTGAACTTCCAGTTCTTCTGCGCGGTGGCTCCCATGGTGCCGGCCGCGTTCCCGTGGTAGGAGTTGCGGAGGGAGATGATGTCGTGGGAGCCGGTGTACAGCCGCGCCATCAGGATGGCGAGCTCGTTCGCCTCCGtgccggagttggtgaagaagacgacctatggtatttatacgcaagaCCAATATAATAACGGCATGGGGAAAAAAAATGAGTGTCAGTCATTGGTTGCTCGACGGCTGAAACAAACAGAACGTGCACAAGACGCGGTCAGCTAGCAACGCGTGCCTTAAGATCTCCGGGCAGCTTGGATGCCAGCGCCTCGGCGAAATCGGCGATGGCGTGGTTGAGGTAGAGCACGGTGGAGTGCTGCAGTCGCTTGGCCTGCGCGGTGATCGCGTCCACGACGTCGGGGTGGCAGTGGCCGCAGCACACGGTGGCGATGCCCGCGAACGCGTCCAGGTAGCGCCGCCCGTGCTCGTCGTACAGGTACTGCCTCTTCCCCTCCACGATGTTCAGCTGCAACAGGACAACAATGCAAACGATCGATTACCAATGTTTTCTACTGTGGCGGCTCTTTTTCCCTCTGCGTGCAGAGATCAAGAACCAGTTCGTTCAAAACAAAAAGAGaaggaacaaaagaaaaaaaaaacagataaGTGGCCGGCATGGAGGCCCCAGATGCATCTATTCGATCCATCGACGTACAGGGTTGGAGTAGAAGTGGAAGAGGGACGGGCTGAGGTACTCGGCGCGCTTGCGGGCGATGTCGGCGGCGCTGGGCCCGTCGTAGGGCAGCGGGACGTGGTCGAACGCCGGCATTCTCGGCGCCGCCGTATCGGCCGGGGCCGCGGCGGCGAGACGGGAGAACCTCCTCACCAAACTCCTAGCCGCCCCCAGCTGCATCATCGCCTCGCCACTCGCGATTgggttaataattagttaattccccttctcctcctccctcAAATTATGCCTTAACTACTAATTGcgatcagttttttttttcttggtgTTGGGAGGGCAGGTGTGACCGTGCGGGGAGTAATCAGGAGGACGACGGGAGGTGTTTATATGGGCCTTGCAATGCAATGGAAAGCTGCACAAAAAGATTTGGTGCGCTAAACTGCCAAGTTTACACGTCGACATGCTTCGAAAAGCTCTCAAGCCTCAAATGTCAAATGATAAAATCTCAGACGGAAAATCCGCCAAGGATTTTGCAAAAATCAAGGGACGACGGGAATTTCCAGAATCAGAAGGTGCTATAGTTACTCTAGGCAATTAGGCAACGCACAGCTAGTCCCAAGAATCTGGACTCTTTCCTTTTTGAGCTGTAACTGTGCGGCTACCGTACGT contains:
- the LOC110431614 gene encoding fumarate hydratase 1, mitochondrial-like, whose translation is MAMALRRLAGVSGSPSASAAAAALLLRPALTRPISTGFREERDTFGPIQVPNDKLWGAQTQRSLQNFDIGGERERMPVPIIRAFGVLKKCAAKVNMEYGLDPTIGKAIMQAAEEVAEGKLDDHFPLVIWQTGSGTQSNMNANEVIANRAAEILGHKRGEKFVHPNDHVNRSQSSNDTFPTVMHIAAAVEINSRFIPSLQQLHDSLHSKTVEFKDIIKIGRTHTQDATPLTLGQEFSGYTTQVKYGIDRINCTLPRMYQLAQGGTAVGTGLNTKKGFDVKIAAAVAEETNLPFVTAENKFEALAAHDAFVESSGAVNTISASLMKIANDIRLLGSGPRCGLGELILPENEPGSSIMPGKVNPTQCEALTMVCAQVMGNHVGVTVGGANGHFELNVFKPMIAAGLLRSLRLLGDASVSFEKNCVRGIQANHKRISQLLHESLMLVTSLNPKIGYDNAAAVAKKAHKEGTTLKKAALDLGVLTEQEFHELVVPEKMIGPSD
- the LOC8082323 gene encoding alanine--glyoxylate aminotransferase 2 homolog 3, mitochondrial → MMQLGAARSLVRRFSRLAAAAPADTAAPRMPAFDHVPLPYDGPSAADIARKRAEYLSPSLFHFYSNPLNIVEGKRQYLYDEHGRRYLDAFAGIATVCCGHCHPDVVDAITAQAKRLQHSTVLYLNHAIADFAEALASKLPGDLKVVFFTNSGTEANELAILMARLYTGSHDIISLRNSYHGNAAGTMGATAQKNWKFNVIQSGVHHAVNPDPYRGAFGSDADKYVRDVQEIIEFGTTGHVAGFISEAIQGVGGIVEVSPGYLPLAYDKVRKAGGLCIADEVQAGFARVGSHFWGFETHGVVPDIVTMAKGIGNGIPLGAVVTTPEIAQVLTRRCYFNTFGGNPLCTAGGLAVLKVLEKEKLQENAFVVGSYLKDRLRGLQEKHDIIGDVRGTGFMLGVELVTDRQLKTPAKDEICHAMEHMKDMGVLVGKGGFYGNVFRITPPLCFTKEDADFFVEVMDIALSKL